Proteins from a genomic interval of Chryseobacterium indologenes:
- a CDS encoding dihydrodipicolinate reductase yields the protein MKIGLFGFGKAGKAVASVILQNKDHTLQWIYRKTNRLTARDAADFLGIESDDPGHFYSEKKISVGELLKEHPVDAIIDFSSKDGIYMYGESAAEHEVKIISAISHYTDKEVGLLHKLAKNATVFWSPNITLGINYLLYAARFLKKIAPSVDIEIVEEHFKDKEGISGTAIRIADALDVQDENINTIRAGGIVGKHEVIFGFPFQTVRLIHESISRDAFGNGALFAAEHLIHKKPGFYKFEDLLHPYFKV from the coding sequence ATGAAAATAGGACTTTTTGGATTTGGTAAAGCAGGAAAGGCAGTGGCCTCTGTAATACTTCAGAATAAGGATCATACCTTGCAGTGGATTTACAGAAAAACTAATAGACTGACAGCAAGGGATGCCGCAGATTTTTTAGGCATAGAAAGTGATGATCCCGGTCATTTTTATTCAGAGAAAAAGATATCTGTGGGGGAATTGCTGAAAGAGCATCCGGTAGATGCTATCATTGACTTCTCTTCTAAAGACGGTATTTATATGTATGGAGAATCTGCTGCTGAACATGAAGTAAAAATCATTTCTGCCATTTCCCATTATACAGATAAAGAAGTTGGCCTCCTTCATAAGCTGGCAAAAAATGCGACGGTTTTCTGGTCTCCCAATATTACCCTGGGAATTAATTATTTACTGTATGCTGCGCGGTTTTTAAAAAAGATTGCCCCTTCAGTAGATATAGAAATTGTTGAGGAACATTTTAAAGACAAAGAAGGAATTTCAGGAACGGCTATTCGTATCGCCGACGCATTGGATGTGCAGGATGAGAATATCAATACCATCAGAGCAGGAGGAATTGTAGGAAAACATGAAGTTATTTTTGGATTTCCTTTTCAGACGGTAAGGCTTATCCACGAATCTATCTCCAGGGATGCCTTTGGCAACGGAGCTTTGTTTGCTGCCGAACATCTTATCCATAAAAAACCGGGCTTCTATAAATTTGAGGATTTGTTGCATCCTTATTTCAAAGTATAG
- a CDS encoding superoxide dismutase codes for MMSFELPKLGYAYDALEPTIDAKTMEIHYTKHHQAYIDNLNKAIEGTDLAGKTIEEICQTGTDKPAVRNNGGGHFNHSLFWEILTPGGSKEPVGNVKAAIENYGGLEKFKTDFSDAAKTRFGSGWAWLVKNADGSVSVSSTPNQDNPLMPVADVKGTPVLGLDVWEHAYYLNYQNRRPDYVSAFFDVVNWDKVEELFNK; via the coding sequence ATTATGTCATTTGAATTACCAAAATTAGGATATGCATACGATGCATTAGAACCTACGATCGATGCTAAAACTATGGAAATCCATTATACAAAACATCACCAGGCGTATATTGACAATTTAAATAAAGCAATCGAAGGTACTGATTTAGCAGGAAAAACTATCGAAGAGATCTGCCAGACAGGTACTGATAAGCCGGCAGTAAGAAATAACGGTGGTGGTCACTTCAACCACTCTTTATTCTGGGAAATTCTGACTCCCGGAGGAAGCAAAGAACCAGTAGGAAATGTAAAAGCTGCTATTGAAAACTATGGTGGTCTTGAAAAATTCAAAACTGACTTTTCTGATGCTGCTAAAACAAGATTTGGTTCAGGATGGGCTTGGTTGGTAAAAAATGCTGACGGTTCTGTTTCTGTTTCTTCTACACCAAACCAGGATAACCCGTTAATGCCTGTTGCAGATGTTAAAGGAACTCCGGTTTTAGGATTAGATGTTTGGGAGCATGCTTATTACTTAAACTACCAAAACAGGAGACCTGATTATGTTTCTGCATTCTTCGATGTAGTAAACTGGGATAAAGTAGAGGAATTATTCAACAAATAA
- a CDS encoding endonuclease codes for MKRFMSFMAIIFSIMAFAQQGKLRKVATVGFLNVENLWDTIRSADYIDGTKDIKNPAFHRSIPIDSVNFLDVEKYDGPWSDGALKGKKVVRYQSGSEEFTPKSAKNYGSKIYKAKLANEAKVISEMGAQYTKTAPAVVGLIEVENRQVIEDLINEPALKKYDYGIIHYNSYDYRGIDVALIYQKRRFTPSNSLKKELKIFGGDGRREYTRDILVVTGFLDNEKVAFFMNHWPSRRGGEAVSLPKRNAAAALLKQQMDSVRAVDPSTKLFAMGDFNDDPVSSSLKNYLKAQANSKDLSEETPYLNLMYPLYKKGVASLAYQDAPNLFDQIIVSKNLVSEQVTKEYSVYKTEIFAPAYLVNKEGNYKGYPFRSWNGDQFTGGYSDHFPAFVVLQKEP; via the coding sequence ATGAAGAGATTTATGAGTTTTATGGCCATCATTTTTTCAATTATGGCTTTTGCGCAACAGGGAAAACTTAGAAAAGTGGCTACTGTTGGCTTTTTGAATGTAGAAAACCTTTGGGACACAATTCGCTCTGCAGATTATATTGACGGAACTAAAGATATCAAAAACCCGGCTTTCCATAGAAGTATTCCAATCGATTCCGTTAATTTTCTGGATGTGGAAAAATACGACGGTCCTTGGAGTGATGGAGCCTTAAAGGGGAAAAAAGTTGTCAGATACCAAAGTGGCTCAGAAGAATTCACTCCAAAAAGTGCTAAGAATTACGGTTCTAAAATATATAAAGCAAAATTAGCGAATGAAGCCAAAGTAATTTCTGAAATGGGAGCGCAATATACCAAAACGGCTCCTGCCGTGGTCGGTCTGATTGAAGTTGAGAACAGGCAGGTTATTGAAGATCTTATCAACGAGCCTGCCCTGAAAAAATATGATTACGGAATTATTCATTACAATTCATATGACTACAGAGGTATCGATGTTGCATTAATCTATCAGAAAAGACGATTCACCCCGAGCAATTCATTAAAAAAGGAATTGAAAATTTTTGGTGGTGACGGAAGAAGAGAATACACCAGAGATATTTTGGTAGTAACCGGATTTTTAGATAATGAAAAAGTTGCTTTTTTTATGAACCACTGGCCTTCGAGAAGAGGAGGCGAAGCGGTATCTTTACCTAAAAGAAATGCTGCTGCGGCTTTATTAAAACAACAAATGGACAGTGTGAGAGCAGTAGATCCTTCAACAAAACTCTTCGCAATGGGGGATTTCAATGATGATCCCGTAAGCTCAAGTTTAAAAAATTATCTGAAAGCTCAGGCTAATTCAAAAGATTTAAGTGAAGAAACTCCATACCTTAATTTAATGTACCCTTTATATAAAAAAGGAGTTGCTTCTCTAGCGTATCAGGATGCGCCGAACTTATTTGACCAGATCATTGTTTCAAAAAACCTCGTTTCAGAGCAGGTAACAAAAGAATATTCCGTTTATAAAACTGAAATATTTGCTCCGGCATACCTTGTAAACAAAGAAGGAAATTATAAAGGATATCCTTTCAGGTCCTGGAACGGAGATCAGTTTACAGGAGGCTACAGTGACCACTTTCCGGCATTTGTAGTCCTCCAGAAAGAACCATAA
- a CDS encoding carboxypeptidase regulatory-like domain-containing protein: protein MIKKLSLVSLFTLLPASYYFAQTTVSAYLKDADGKPVERAQVDLKGSENDVTADKIGYFQFVDLQPGHYQIVITKPNFETKLMEFDVADEKRKDLGVITLYSALTSADQGLAIIDNDDDDSNSSGQASTVGLLQSSQDIFSRIAAFDLGFYWFRPRGIDGRTGENMLNGVSMVKSDNGNVDFNNWGGLNEITRYPEISSNHSPSEYTFGGNSSVVYKNTKASEYRKGFQFTQSLTNRNYRNRTSLRYSSGMSKKGWAFTVMGTRRWAEEGIQEGTFYDAYGAYLGIEKKLSDNHTVTFNFIGAPYRRSTASPSTQEVYDYRGVHYNSYWGYQNGEQRSERVRKGFQPIFQIQDFWKINKKSSLWTSLSYQFGKDKGSRLDWQNVQNPSPTYYRNLPSYYDSLDPNASVINADGSVTTSQDAYRTALSAWQSGDPKVTQLDWDRLYRRNMSQAVGSYYGQTGKRALYYMVNDVSDDRIWNAATHFVHNFTDTTKFLFNVSYQNYYSEQYREVNDLLGADFVLNRDPFAATNQPGKSGLFNDGENGVTKRVGDKMGYDYIFRRQEVKVNPGLKFSTGKFDVFVSAMAGYSSSSREGLFQHYLYKDSFGKGADYNYWNFGLKGQLIYKLNGRNFFVYNGAYYNQAPYLEDLFVNPRVNGSVAPGIRSMVVNANDLSYVIATPFLKMRLTGYLIDTSNETTVQRFFADGLKLNGVDADGNMTNVQSAFVSQIMTDVKKRNMGLEMGVDVKVLPTLSVQGLASIGQYTYRNDPTTYFASDAVGVFGNGLPYTSVGKAYIKNYRQGGTPQQAFSLGFRYNNPKYWWVGGNWNYFDDNYLDPAALVRTESFVQNDNTSTPYYGLTESELRRVLQPNKLPSSFFFNVNAGKSWVIGKYYVLLSATVNNVLDNKKYITGGFEQTRSAKYPDYSQDLGRETTLFAPKYWYTQGRSYFVNLQFRF from the coding sequence ATGATTAAAAAACTATCATTAGTCTCTTTATTTACTTTACTGCCTGCTTCCTATTATTTTGCACAGACCACCGTGTCTGCGTATCTTAAAGATGCAGATGGAAAGCCTGTTGAAAGGGCACAAGTAGATTTAAAAGGGAGCGAAAATGATGTAACGGCTGACAAAATTGGATACTTCCAGTTTGTAGATCTTCAGCCGGGCCATTACCAAATTGTGATTACGAAACCAAACTTCGAAACTAAGTTGATGGAGTTTGACGTAGCTGATGAGAAAAGAAAGGATTTAGGAGTTATTACCCTTTATTCTGCTCTTACAAGCGCTGATCAAGGTCTGGCGATTATAGACAATGATGATGATGATAGCAATAGCAGTGGACAGGCTTCAACTGTTGGTTTGCTTCAGTCGTCTCAGGACATTTTTAGCAGAATTGCCGCGTTTGATCTGGGATTTTACTGGTTCCGTCCGAGAGGAATCGACGGAAGAACCGGTGAAAACATGCTAAACGGGGTTTCTATGGTGAAATCTGATAATGGTAATGTTGACTTCAATAACTGGGGTGGGCTTAATGAAATTACAAGATATCCTGAAATTTCGTCCAACCATTCACCCTCCGAGTACACATTTGGGGGAAACAGCTCAGTTGTTTATAAAAATACAAAGGCCAGTGAGTATAGAAAAGGATTCCAGTTTACCCAATCTTTAACAAACAGAAATTACAGAAACAGGACTTCTTTACGTTATTCTTCGGGAATGAGTAAGAAAGGATGGGCATTTACTGTAATGGGAACGAGAAGATGGGCCGAAGAAGGAATCCAGGAAGGAACTTTCTATGATGCTTACGGAGCGTACCTTGGTATTGAGAAAAAACTTAGTGATAATCATACTGTGACGTTCAACTTTATTGGTGCTCCTTACAGAAGATCTACTGCAAGCCCGAGTACTCAGGAAGTGTATGATTACAGAGGTGTACATTATAATTCATACTGGGGATACCAGAATGGCGAACAAAGAAGTGAAAGGGTGAGAAAAGGCTTCCAGCCGATTTTTCAAATCCAGGACTTCTGGAAAATCAATAAAAAATCCAGTCTTTGGACATCGCTTTCCTATCAGTTTGGAAAAGACAAAGGTTCCCGTTTAGACTGGCAGAACGTTCAGAATCCATCTCCGACATACTACAGAAACTTACCAAGCTACTATGATTCTTTAGATCCTAATGCTTCAGTTATCAATGCTGATGGTTCAGTAACCACTTCGCAAGATGCTTACAGAACTGCATTGTCAGCATGGCAGTCAGGAGATCCAAAAGTTACCCAGCTGGATTGGGACAGATTATACAGAAGAAATATGTCACAAGCTGTAGGATCATATTATGGGCAGACAGGTAAAAGAGCTTTATATTATATGGTAAATGATGTAAGCGACGATAGAATCTGGAATGCCGCAACACACTTCGTACATAACTTTACTGATACAACCAAGTTTTTATTCAATGTATCTTACCAAAATTATTATTCTGAGCAATACAGAGAAGTAAATGATTTGTTAGGAGCAGATTTTGTTTTGAACAGGGATCCGTTTGCCGCTACGAATCAGCCTGGAAAATCAGGATTATTCAATGATGGTGAAAATGGTGTAACGAAAAGGGTTGGAGATAAAATGGGATACGATTACATTTTCAGAAGACAGGAAGTGAAAGTAAACCCGGGATTAAAATTCTCAACCGGAAAGTTTGATGTATTTGTTTCTGCAATGGCAGGATATTCATCTTCCAGCAGAGAAGGATTGTTCCAACACTACTTATATAAAGATTCTTTCGGGAAAGGCGCAGACTATAATTACTGGAATTTTGGTCTTAAAGGGCAGCTTATTTATAAGCTAAACGGAAGAAACTTCTTTGTTTACAACGGTGCTTACTACAATCAGGCTCCTTACCTGGAGGATTTATTTGTAAATCCTAGAGTGAACGGCTCTGTAGCTCCGGGAATAAGAAGTATGGTGGTTAATGCTAATGACCTTAGTTATGTTATTGCTACCCCTTTCTTAAAAATGAGATTAACAGGTTATTTGATTGATACGAGTAATGAAACTACTGTTCAGAGATTCTTTGCGGATGGTCTTAAGTTGAATGGTGTGGATGCAGACGGAAACATGACCAATGTTCAGAGTGCCTTCGTTTCTCAGATCATGACGGATGTGAAGAAGAGAAATATGGGATTAGAAATGGGTGTTGATGTAAAAGTATTACCTACATTATCGGTACAAGGTCTAGCAAGTATAGGGCAGTATACCTATAGAAATGATCCAACGACTTATTTTGCTTCGGATGCTGTAGGTGTTTTTGGTAACGGACTTCCTTATACAAGTGTGGGGAAAGCTTATATTAAAAATTACCGTCAGGGAGGAACTCCTCAACAGGCATTTTCATTAGGATTCCGTTACAATAACCCTAAATACTGGTGGGTAGGTGGAAACTGGAATTATTTTGATGATAATTATCTGGATCCTGCTGCATTAGTAAGGACGGAATCATTTGTACAGAATGACAATACTTCTACTCCTTATTATGGTTTAACGGAATCTGAGCTAAGAAGAGTTTTACAACCTAATAAATTACCTTCATCTTTCTTCTTTAACGTGAATGCAGGTAAATCATGGGTGATTGGTAAGTACTACGTATTGCTTTCCGCAACAGTAAATAACGTTCTTGACAACAAAAAGTATATTACCGGAGGGTTTGAGCAGACAAGAAGCGCTAAATACCCTGACTATTCTCAGGACCTAGGTAGAGAAACTACTTTATTCGCTCCAAAATACTGGTATACTCAGGGAAGATCTTATTTCGTAAACCTACAATTCAGATTCTAA
- a CDS encoding M penetrans family 1 protein — translation MKKLLYISGILTFFVLMSFMYVDFFSSMTKVDYIDGSKTLKFTTKMNTSHISDAIKINPNTAGFEAEVKKYVNNNFDVFVNGAPKTITFTGSQVSGETVWVYFETGGVSDISTLKIKNTILLSAFPKQINLVNIAYKGSQKTMNFQRGKEVNEVSF, via the coding sequence ATGAAAAAACTTTTATATATATCAGGAATTTTAACATTTTTTGTGTTAATGAGTTTTATGTATGTAGACTTTTTCTCTTCAATGACCAAGGTGGATTATATTGATGGAAGCAAAACATTGAAGTTTACCACAAAAATGAATACAAGCCATATCTCTGATGCTATTAAAATCAATCCGAATACTGCCGGATTCGAAGCAGAAGTGAAAAAATATGTGAACAATAATTTTGATGTATTTGTCAATGGTGCTCCCAAAACAATAACTTTCACAGGAAGCCAGGTAAGCGGAGAAACTGTATGGGTATATTTCGAAACCGGAGGTGTTTCGGATATCAGTACCTTAAAGATTAAAAACACGATCCTCCTAAGCGCTTTTCCTAAGCAGATCAATCTGGTAAATATTGCCTATAAAGGCAGCCAGAAAACAATGAACTTCCAAAGAGGAAAAGAGGTGAATGAAGTATCTTTCTAA
- a CDS encoding TIGR00730 family Rossman fold protein, with protein MELDGTRDESLVNPELDVNETKLHNSFRQKTWDETITKDSWMVFKIMAEFVDGYEKLAKIGPCVSIFGSARLKPENKYYEMAVEIAEKITKLGFGIITGGGPGIMEAGNKGAFNAKGRSIGLNIDLPFEQHFNPYINKSYSMNFDYFFVRKVMFVKYSQGFIVMPGGFGTLDELTEALTLIQTNKIGKFPIVLVGSEFWGGLLEWFKATLLRDGMIAEDDLDLYRVVDTADEAVAHIKAFYDKYSVNVNF; from the coding sequence ATGGAACTTGATGGAACTAGGGATGAAAGTTTAGTAAATCCGGAACTTGACGTTAACGAAACAAAATTACATAACAGCTTCAGACAAAAAACCTGGGATGAAACCATCACCAAGGATAGTTGGATGGTATTCAAGATAATGGCTGAATTTGTAGATGGCTATGAAAAACTCGCTAAGATCGGACCTTGTGTTTCTATCTTTGGATCCGCACGTCTGAAACCGGAGAATAAATACTACGAAATGGCTGTAGAAATAGCCGAAAAAATCACCAAATTAGGCTTCGGAATCATTACCGGCGGCGGTCCCGGAATCATGGAAGCCGGCAACAAAGGAGCATTCAATGCTAAAGGCAGATCTATCGGATTGAATATTGATCTTCCTTTTGAACAGCATTTTAATCCTTATATCAACAAGTCTTATTCCATGAACTTTGATTACTTTTTCGTAAGAAAAGTAATGTTTGTAAAATATTCTCAAGGTTTCATAGTGATGCCCGGGGGATTTGGGACCTTAGATGAGCTGACGGAAGCTCTTACCCTGATTCAGACCAATAAAATAGGTAAATTTCCAATTGTATTGGTAGGAAGCGAATTTTGGGGCGGATTATTGGAATGGTTCAAAGCAACACTCTTAAGAGACGGGATGATTGCAGAAGATGATCTTGATCTTTACAGAGTGGTAGACACTGCAGATGAGGCAGTAGCGCATATTAAAGCATTTTATGATAAATATTCTGTGAATGTTAATTTTTAA
- a CDS encoding nucleotidyltransferase family protein, protein MKALIFAAGKGTRLKPFTDHHPKALAKVNEIPLLERNINYLKSFGITDFVINIHHFGDQIVDFLHKNNNFGCKIEISDETGELLETGGGLIFARKFLDHGEDFLIMNADILTNININTLVEYHKKIKDFATLAVSDRDSSRKLLFNDDMVLRGWLNVQTGEQRLAEFNKGFRALAFSGVHCINPVIFEKIKRTGKFSVMEEYLDLMQTEHIHGFVHDSILIDVGRPESVIEAEKYFK, encoded by the coding sequence ATGAAAGCTCTTATTTTTGCAGCAGGAAAAGGTACAAGGCTTAAGCCCTTTACAGACCATCATCCTAAGGCTCTGGCTAAGGTAAATGAGATTCCGCTTTTGGAAAGGAATATCAATTATCTGAAAAGTTTCGGAATTACAGATTTTGTGATCAACATTCATCACTTTGGCGATCAGATAGTTGATTTTTTACATAAAAATAATAATTTCGGCTGTAAGATTGAAATCTCCGATGAGACCGGTGAATTGCTGGAAACAGGAGGCGGCTTGATTTTTGCTAGAAAATTTCTCGATCATGGAGAAGATTTCCTGATCATGAACGCTGATATTTTAACCAATATAAACATCAATACGTTGGTAGAATATCATAAAAAGATAAAAGATTTTGCTACTTTAGCAGTTTCGGACCGTGATAGTTCGAGAAAACTTCTTTTCAATGATGACATGGTTTTAAGAGGTTGGCTGAATGTACAGACAGGAGAACAAAGGCTTGCAGAATTCAACAAAGGATTCAGGGCACTTGCTTTCAGTGGCGTTCACTGTATCAATCCTGTCATCTTTGAAAAAATTAAAAGAACAGGCAAATTTTCTGTTATGGAAGAATATCTGGATCTGATGCAGACCGAGCATATTCACGGTTTTGTACACGACAGTATTTTGATCGATGTCGGAAGACCGGAATCTGTAATAGAAGCCGAAAAATATTTTAAATAA
- a CDS encoding ATP-binding protein yields the protein MVLKNKKKKMLHIDIHSFSYKKGGIPKDQSGNGGGFAFDCRGILNPGRIEEYKSQTGNDIGVQEYLETQTEMPKFLELVKSIISINIEDYLARGFENLQINFGCTGGQHRSVYSAIKIAEFIKEKYPEGTEVTLSHDEQPQLNIK from the coding sequence ATGGTTTTAAAAAATAAAAAGAAGAAAATGCTACACATCGACATCCACAGTTTTTCATACAAGAAAGGAGGAATTCCCAAAGACCAGTCAGGAAACGGCGGAGGGTTTGCCTTCGACTGCAGAGGAATCTTAAACCCCGGAAGAATAGAAGAATATAAAAGCCAGACCGGAAATGATATCGGAGTTCAGGAATACCTTGAAACTCAAACTGAAATGCCTAAATTTCTGGAACTCGTAAAATCAATTATTTCCATCAATATTGAAGACTATCTGGCCAGAGGGTTTGAAAACCTTCAGATCAACTTCGGATGTACAGGCGGGCAACACAGGTCTGTATACTCTGCAATAAAAATTGCAGAATTCATTAAAGAAAAATACCCTGAAGGAACGGAAGTTACCCTCAGTCATGACGAACAACCACAACTTAATATCAAGTAA
- a CDS encoding phosphotransferase: MTSENAKRFFENRLGKKSSEFVTLAQSGSARVNFLATAGNEKYIITYNENLAENETFLYYSSLFSDLQLNTPAILEVSEDRTTYIQEFLGNHTLSEIITKEGLSSHTKSLVQQTLEKLYQLQVQTQGKIDFSKTFEYESYDELPVIHDLYYFKNFVADVLELEYNKSKLLKEFKHIAALIEGLQPTGIMIRDFQARNIMVNENNEVSFIDYQSAMKGPLMYDVISFLFQAKADFPEDFKNEMLESYIQQFDDQEVKIQLYHSVRPIQMMRFLQVLGAYGFRGLIQRKQHFMASLKKGIQNITGFAAAWDQMKNYPELEKVIQQLTSEKATLKIEEILNFNH, translated from the coding sequence ATGACTTCTGAAAACGCAAAACGATTTTTCGAAAACCGTCTGGGAAAAAAATCTTCCGAATTCGTGACATTGGCTCAAAGCGGCTCTGCTAGAGTGAATTTTCTGGCTACTGCAGGCAATGAAAAATACATCATTACATACAATGAAAACCTTGCAGAAAACGAAACTTTCCTCTACTATTCCAGCCTGTTTTCTGATCTGCAACTCAATACTCCGGCTATTCTGGAGGTATCCGAAGACCGGACAACCTATATACAGGAATTTTTAGGGAACCACACCCTTTCAGAAATAATTACAAAAGAAGGTCTGTCATCTCACACAAAATCTCTGGTACAACAAACCTTGGAAAAACTTTATCAGCTGCAGGTTCAAACACAAGGGAAAATAGATTTCTCAAAGACGTTTGAGTACGAAAGCTATGATGAGCTCCCCGTGATCCATGACCTTTATTATTTTAAAAACTTTGTGGCTGACGTTCTGGAACTGGAGTACAACAAATCAAAACTGCTCAAAGAATTCAAACATATTGCTGCTCTTATCGAAGGCCTGCAGCCTACAGGAATTATGATTCGTGACTTCCAGGCCAGAAATATTATGGTGAATGAAAATAATGAAGTCTCATTCATCGATTATCAGTCTGCCATGAAAGGGCCATTGATGTATGATGTGATTTCTTTTCTTTTTCAGGCTAAAGCAGATTTCCCTGAAGATTTTAAAAATGAAATGCTGGAATCCTACATTCAGCAGTTTGATGACCAGGAAGTTAAAATTCAACTATATCATTCGGTGAGGCCTATACAGATGATGAGATTTTTGCAGGTACTCGGAGCCTATGGTTTCAGAGGTCTTATTCAAAGAAAGCAACATTTCATGGCAAGTCTGAAAAAAGGAATCCAAAACATCACAGGGTTTGCTGCTGCATGGGACCAGATGAAAAATTATCCCGAGCTTGAAAAGGTTATTCAACAGCTTACCTCTGAAAAGGCAACCTTAAAAATTGAAGAAATATTAAATTTCAACCATTAG
- the xrtF gene encoding exosortase family protein XrtF, with protein sequence MLKDFKPVLGILLRFIIIYLVLLFAYQFYLNTSKAGGLDPFSRLIADQVTSVQNKVGYPTELYDDVKNEQVWFYVKNDYVTRMVEGCNAISVIILFVSFVFAFYKGSKTFLFVGVGLLLLYVMNLLRIAGLNIVMSDYKEYGKMFHDFIFPAIIYGTVVVLWLVWIKFFALRHENA encoded by the coding sequence ATGTTAAAGGACTTTAAGCCGGTTTTAGGAATTTTACTGCGTTTCATCATCATCTATCTGGTGTTGCTCTTTGCGTATCAGTTTTATCTGAATACCAGTAAAGCCGGTGGGCTCGATCCTTTTTCAAGATTAATTGCAGATCAGGTCACCAGTGTACAGAATAAGGTAGGATATCCTACAGAGCTGTATGATGATGTCAAGAATGAGCAGGTATGGTTTTATGTCAAGAATGATTATGTAACCCGAATGGTGGAAGGATGTAATGCGATTTCTGTCATCATTTTATTTGTGTCTTTTGTCTTTGCCTTTTATAAGGGAAGCAAGACGTTTTTGTTTGTAGGAGTGGGGCTGCTTTTACTGTATGTAATGAACCTCCTGAGAATTGCAGGGTTGAATATTGTGATGTCCGATTATAAAGAATATGGAAAAATGTTCCACGATTTTATTTTTCCTGCGATTATTTACGGAACGGTGGTGGTGCTCTGGTTAGTCTGGATTAAATTCTTTGCTTTGCGACATGAAAATGCTTAA
- a CDS encoding exosortase F system-associated protein: MKMLNWFLVVAGVCGLVGVRILEDQLFYDPFLGYFHEANKNIEFPPFEWSRLVAGHLFRFGLNLLFSCLIIYGLFKNKQWTFQGVVMMVIVFAIAFPIYLYCIDDRFQIGYLFSFYMRRFVIQPLIILLIVPMFYYRKQMMEKGKES; encoded by the coding sequence ATGAAAATGCTTAACTGGTTCCTGGTTGTGGCAGGGGTTTGCGGGCTTGTGGGGGTAAGGATTCTGGAGGATCAGCTCTTTTATGATCCTTTTCTTGGTTATTTTCACGAAGCCAATAAAAATATAGAATTTCCGCCATTTGAGTGGAGCAGATTAGTAGCAGGGCATCTTTTCAGGTTTGGTTTAAACCTGCTTTTTTCCTGCCTGATTATCTATGGCCTTTTTAAAAACAAACAATGGACATTCCAGGGTGTAGTGATGATGGTGATCGTTTTTGCTATTGCGTTTCCGATTTACCTGTACTGTATTGATGACCGGTTTCAGATAGGTTACCTTTTTTCTTTTTATATGCGAAGGTTTGTGATTCAACCTTTGATTATCCTGTTGATTGTTCCGATGTTTTATTATAGAAAACAGATGATGGAAAAAGGGAAAGAAAGCTAA